The Saccharomonospora glauca K62 genome has a segment encoding these proteins:
- a CDS encoding TetR/AcrR family transcriptional regulator, with product MPAQAPSAPRRTRLTPERERELFTAVVDLVREHGYEALTMDAVAARTKASKATLYRQWESKPKLVATALRHLAGTAPLDVDTGSLAGDLRRIAHELITHATEDTALLNGLAHAVTKDAQLWEALHELHIRPGLQSLDAVVNRAIARGELAPDNPAKDYIVHLLLGALGTRRLIENKDIDAEYMEGYLDAVVFPALGIS from the coding sequence ATGCCCGCCCAGGCGCCCTCGGCACCCCGTCGTACCCGGCTCACGCCGGAACGCGAACGGGAGCTGTTCACCGCCGTGGTGGACCTCGTCCGTGAACACGGCTACGAAGCCCTGACCATGGACGCCGTCGCGGCCCGGACCAAGGCGAGCAAGGCGACCCTCTACCGACAGTGGGAGAGCAAGCCGAAACTCGTCGCGACCGCCCTACGGCATCTGGCGGGCACCGCGCCCTTGGATGTGGACACCGGTTCCCTGGCGGGCGACCTGCGCCGGATAGCTCACGAGTTGATCACCCACGCCACCGAGGACACGGCTCTGCTCAACGGGTTGGCACACGCCGTGACCAAAGACGCCCAACTGTGGGAGGCGCTCCACGAGCTTCACATCCGGCCCGGACTGCAATCGCTGGACGCCGTGGTGAACCGCGCCATCGCACGAGGCGAACTGGCTCCCGACAACCCGGCGAAGGACTACATCGTGCACCTGCTCCTCGGAGCCCTCGGCACCCGTCGGCTCATCGAGAACAAGGACATCGACGCCGAGTACATGGAGGGCTATCTCGACGCGGTGGTCTTCCCCGCACTCGGCATCTCCTGA
- a CDS encoding GntP family permease, which translates to MNTDEWTQTLGTAPLLGIAAGAVVVLLLLIITLRVHAFLALVAVSLATAFATGIPADRVVDTLTEGFGSTLASVALLVGLGAMLGRLLEVSGGAQSLTDALVRRFGEKRAPLALGIASLLFGFPIFFDAGLVVMLPIIFSVARRLGGGVLRYGLPAAGAFSVMHVYVPPHPGPVAASTLLGADVGLVIAFAVVLAIPTWFLTSYLYGVWVGKRIVLPVPELLRGKDDDIESDTEPPSPGTVIGLLLLPLVLIFANTGLSTAAEAGWIDPEAGWLDIAVALGSTPVALLITVFVAMYVLGTRRGRGKDVVERLVDSALGPVCSIILITGAGGMFGGVLRASGIGDALSSTLADLGLPVIVAAYVIATVLRIAQGSATVALTTAAGLVQPLVLGGGFGSVEVVAIVLALAAGSVTAGHVNDSGFWLVGRFFQMDVKTTFKTWTVMQTTIGLVGFGLASVLYLLA; encoded by the coding sequence ATGAACACCGACGAGTGGACGCAAACCCTCGGTACGGCCCCGCTACTGGGCATCGCCGCGGGAGCGGTCGTCGTCCTGCTGCTGCTCATCATCACCCTGCGGGTGCACGCCTTCCTGGCACTCGTGGCGGTCAGTCTGGCGACCGCGTTCGCCACCGGCATCCCCGCCGACCGGGTCGTGGACACGCTCACCGAGGGGTTCGGATCGACCCTGGCCAGTGTGGCGCTGCTGGTCGGCCTCGGCGCCATGCTGGGCAGACTGCTGGAGGTGAGCGGCGGGGCCCAGTCCCTCACCGACGCACTGGTTCGGCGGTTCGGCGAGAAACGGGCCCCGTTGGCGCTCGGCATCGCCTCGCTGCTCTTCGGTTTCCCGATCTTCTTCGACGCCGGTCTCGTGGTGATGCTGCCGATCATCTTCTCGGTGGCCCGCCGGCTCGGCGGCGGCGTGCTGCGCTACGGCCTGCCCGCGGCGGGCGCGTTCTCGGTCATGCACGTCTACGTGCCGCCGCACCCCGGTCCCGTCGCGGCGAGCACCCTGCTGGGGGCCGACGTCGGCCTGGTCATCGCCTTCGCCGTGGTGCTCGCGATCCCCACCTGGTTCCTCACCAGCTATCTCTACGGCGTGTGGGTGGGCAAACGCATCGTGCTGCCCGTCCCCGAGCTGTTGCGGGGCAAAGACGACGACATCGAGTCCGACACCGAGCCCCCGAGCCCCGGCACGGTCATCGGCCTCCTGTTGCTGCCGCTGGTGCTGATCTTCGCCAACACCGGGCTGAGCACCGCTGCCGAAGCGGGATGGATCGACCCCGAGGCGGGCTGGCTCGACATCGCCGTCGCCCTCGGGTCCACGCCGGTGGCCCTGCTGATCACCGTGTTCGTCGCCATGTACGTGCTCGGGACTCGCCGCGGCCGGGGCAAGGACGTGGTGGAGCGGCTGGTGGACTCCGCTCTGGGGCCCGTGTGTTCGATCATCCTCATCACCGGCGCCGGGGGCATGTTCGGTGGCGTGCTGCGGGCCAGCGGGATCGGTGACGCGCTGTCGAGCACGCTGGCGGACCTCGGCCTCCCGGTCATCGTGGCCGCCTACGTCATCGCCACGGTGCTGCGGATCGCGCAGGGCTCGGCCACGGTCGCGCTCACCACGGCCGCCGGCCTGGTGCAACCGCTCGTGCTCGGCGGCGGATTCGGCTCCGTCGAGGTCGTGGCCATCGTGCTGGCCCTGGCCGCCGGGTCGGTGACGGCGGGCCACGTCAACGACTCCGGCTTCTGGCTCGTCGGCCGGTTCTTCCAGATGGACGTCAAGACGACGTTCAAGACCTGGACCGTCATGCAGACCACCATCGGCCTCGTGGGCTTCGGCTTGGCATCCGTGCTGTACCTGTTGGCGTAA
- a CDS encoding gluconokinase: protein MNATCVVVMGVSGAGKSTIAQHLAEKLGWPMAEADEFHPPANIEKMSAGTPLTDADRAPWLASLRDWITEHAESGENTVVTCSALKRSYRDLLRQARARVRFVHLAGDAPVIRERLSARAGHFMPPSLLDSQFADLEPLGADEDGVTVDLGQPPERITEFALAQLGLRPRPGR, encoded by the coding sequence ATGAATGCCACCTGTGTGGTGGTGATGGGTGTGTCCGGCGCGGGCAAGAGCACCATCGCCCAGCACCTCGCGGAGAAACTCGGCTGGCCGATGGCCGAGGCCGACGAGTTCCACCCACCCGCCAACATCGAGAAGATGTCCGCGGGCACCCCGCTCACCGACGCCGACCGGGCACCCTGGCTGGCCTCACTGCGCGACTGGATCACCGAGCACGCCGAGTCGGGCGAGAACACCGTCGTCACATGCTCGGCGCTGAAGCGGTCCTACCGCGACCTCCTCCGACAGGCCCGTGCCCGAGTGCGGTTCGTGCATCTCGCGGGGGACGCGCCCGTGATCAGGGAAAGGCTGTCGGCCCGCGCGGGCCACTTCATGCCGCCCTCCCTGCTGGACTCCCAGTTCGCCGACCTCGAACCACTGGGCGCCGACGAGGACGGCGTCACCGTCGATCTCGGACAGCCCCCCGAGCGGATCACGGAGTTCGCTCTCGCCCAGCTCGGCCTCCGCCCCCGACCGGGACGGTAG